Proteins encoded by one window of Brevibacterium atlanticum:
- a CDS encoding TetR/AcrR family transcriptional regulator, translating to MPTEDNSREVSRRVPRSQIRRRLIAAAAEEFTEHGYGAATVDDIALRAGFTKGAVYSNFRSKQGLFAAVLEERSASERDRLLQAPTRPADEVATFVAGVVAESITEDEQRGRLGLEFAARAARDPAARQAWGPLRRTQREVAERAIREVSAQSGLELSIDPGVAALILHCLTNGLSMEHLADPEQVDSAAIEQAIVALIESITHAEPERQR from the coding sequence ATGCCGACAGAGGACAACAGCCGTGAAGTCTCACGACGTGTACCGCGTTCTCAGATCCGACGACGTCTCATCGCGGCTGCCGCGGAGGAATTCACCGAGCACGGCTACGGCGCGGCGACAGTAGACGACATCGCGCTGCGCGCCGGATTCACCAAGGGCGCCGTCTACTCGAATTTCAGAAGCAAGCAGGGTCTTTTCGCCGCCGTCCTCGAGGAACGGTCCGCAAGCGAACGAGACCGACTGCTCCAGGCTCCGACGAGACCGGCCGACGAAGTCGCGACGTTCGTGGCCGGTGTCGTCGCAGAGAGCATCACGGAGGACGAGCAACGGGGTCGTCTCGGCCTCGAATTCGCGGCACGAGCCGCACGGGATCCCGCAGCGAGACAGGCGTGGGGGCCGTTGCGGCGAACACAGCGAGAGGTCGCCGAGCGCGCAATCCGAGAGGTCTCCGCACAGAGCGGTCTGGAACTCTCAATCGATCCCGGTGTGGCGGCTCTGATCCTGCACTGTCTGACGAACGGACTGTCGATGGAGCATCTGGCGGATCCTGAGCAGGTTGACTCGGCGGCGATCGAACAAGCCATTGTCGCCCTGATCGAGTCGATCACACACGCCGAGCCCGAACGGCAGAGATGA
- a CDS encoding metal-dependent transcriptional regulator, whose translation MPRPAVTRMVEDYVTLIWKAYEWPGGRPATTEMAEQLGVTASTVSANLKKLARDGYIDYEPYGQIVLTDAGRQIAVEIVRRHRIVESYLVEALGLTWDQVHDEADRLEHAVSDLVLERMNAAMGHPQRDPHGDPIPDADGHTAEFPSRRLRETAPGIEVEVVRVSDRSPELLRYLTERGIVIGTKLQVRSISSAASAIAVSIGDDDVELALEAAEAIRVEPGA comes from the coding sequence ATGCCGCGCCCCGCTGTCACCCGCATGGTCGAGGACTATGTCACCCTCATCTGGAAGGCCTACGAATGGCCCGGCGGTCGCCCGGCCACCACAGAGATGGCCGAGCAGCTGGGAGTGACCGCCTCGACGGTGTCGGCGAACCTCAAGAAGCTCGCCCGCGACGGCTACATCGACTACGAACCCTACGGGCAGATCGTGCTCACCGACGCCGGCCGGCAGATCGCCGTCGAGATCGTCCGGCGCCATCGGATCGTCGAGTCCTACCTCGTCGAGGCGCTGGGGCTGACCTGGGATCAGGTCCACGACGAAGCGGACCGGCTCGAACATGCGGTCTCCGATCTCGTGCTCGAACGGATGAACGCCGCAATGGGACATCCGCAGCGGGACCCGCACGGGGATCCTATCCCCGACGCCGACGGGCACACCGCGGAATTCCCCAGCAGGCGCCTGCGCGAGACCGCGCCGGGCATCGAGGTCGAGGTCGTCCGCGTCTCCGACCGCTCGCCCGAGCTGCTGCGCTACCTCACCGAACGGGGAATCGTCATCGGCACGAAGCTGCAGGTGAGATCGATCAGTTCGGCCGCTTCGGCGATCGCGGTGAGCATCGGCGACGATGACGTCGAGCTCGCCCTCGAGGCCGCCGAAGCCATCCGGGTCGAACCCGGAGCCTGA
- a CDS encoding MFS transporter: MPTTRRRIHPAWPVAAVAFIALLAAAGFRAAPGALMVPLHADFGWSMSSMSLAVSVNLLLYGLTAPFAAALMDRFGIRQVVAAALALVALGAGGSVVMTASWQLLIFWGVLIGLGTGSMALVFAATIADRWFVARRGLIMGVLTAGSATGQLIFLPPVATIAESTGWRPASLLIGIAALAAVPLVWFVLRDHPSDRGVLPYGATQEDVAPAAETSATTAEADSEFAGARAPRGGGAARRALTGLLSAARHRSFWALAIAFAICGATTNGLIGIHFIPSAHDHGMPAATAAGLLAVVGIFDIVGTIFSGWLTDKFDPRILLVAYYTFRGLGLLLLPWLLSDSVHPSMVLFVVIYGLDWVATVPPTAALCREIFGENGTIVFGWVFAAHQIGAAVAAFAAGVVRDAFGEYTYAWWGGAAMCVIAAVLSFAVRRRPNDTATATPAEVAP; encoded by the coding sequence ATGCCGACCACCCGCCGACGCATCCACCCCGCCTGGCCCGTGGCGGCCGTCGCGTTCATCGCGCTGCTCGCCGCCGCCGGATTCCGCGCCGCCCCCGGGGCGCTCATGGTTCCGCTGCACGCGGACTTCGGGTGGTCGATGAGCAGCATGTCCTTAGCCGTGAGCGTCAATCTGCTGCTCTACGGTCTCACCGCGCCCTTCGCCGCAGCGCTCATGGACCGTTTCGGTATCCGTCAGGTCGTCGCCGCGGCCTTGGCCCTCGTCGCCCTCGGCGCCGGCGGCAGCGTGGTCATGACTGCGTCATGGCAGCTGCTCATCTTCTGGGGTGTGCTCATCGGCCTGGGCACCGGGTCGATGGCCCTCGTCTTCGCCGCGACCATCGCCGACCGCTGGTTCGTCGCCCGCCGTGGACTCATCATGGGCGTCCTCACCGCAGGTTCGGCCACGGGTCAGCTGATCTTCCTGCCCCCGGTCGCCACGATCGCCGAATCCACCGGCTGGCGTCCGGCCTCGCTGCTCATCGGCATCGCAGCTCTGGCGGCTGTGCCGTTGGTGTGGTTCGTCCTCCGCGACCATCCGTCCGACCGTGGTGTCCTTCCCTATGGCGCGACCCAGGAGGACGTGGCTCCGGCTGCCGAAACAAGTGCCACCACCGCCGAGGCCGACTCCGAATTCGCCGGCGCGCGCGCCCCGCGCGGCGGAGGTGCTGCCCGGCGCGCGTTGACCGGCCTCCTCTCCGCAGCTCGGCACCGTTCGTTCTGGGCGCTGGCGATCGCCTTCGCGATCTGCGGTGCCACGACGAACGGCCTCATCGGCATCCACTTCATCCCCTCGGCTCACGATCACGGGATGCCTGCGGCCACGGCGGCCGGCCTGCTCGCGGTCGTCGGGATCTTCGACATCGTGGGCACGATCTTCTCCGGCTGGCTGACCGACAAGTTCGACCCCCGGATCCTCCTCGTCGCCTACTACACCTTTCGCGGCCTCGGTCTGCTTCTGCTGCCCTGGCTGCTTTCGGATTCGGTGCATCCGAGCATGGTCCTCTTCGTCGTCATCTACGGCCTCGACTGGGTCGCGACGGTCCCGCCGACGGCCGCGCTGTGCCGGGAGATCTTCGGCGAGAACGGAACCATCGTCTTCGGCTGGGTCTTCGCCGCCCATCAGATCGGTGCCGCAGTGGCGGCCTTCGCGGCCGGAGTCGTCCGCGACGCCTTCGGTGAGTACACATACGCATGGTGGGGAGGCGCGGCCATGTGCGTGATCGCTGCGGTCCTGTCCTTCGCCGTCCGACGTCGACCGAACGACACCGCCACCGCGACCCCCGCCGAGGTGGCCCCCTAG
- a CDS encoding aldehyde dehydrogenase family protein has protein sequence MSKFAVTNANTGEVEEEFASVPKEEIPGYIDRAHEAHLSWKETPLHERAAILHTFADLVDANADEMTDIIGREMGKIKKQGFGEVDKVARTARWMADNASTYLAPTHLAAAGAASSYVEHQPLGVLLGIMPWNFPYNQIARFVLPNLMVGNAIIMKQASICPKSSQYFEDLLVEAGLPKGVYQNIYLDSSHAEEVLKDFRVKGFSLTGSEGAGASVAAIAAKYFKRAVLELGGNDPAVVLDSKDVASVAQKLVGLRLANAGQVCTSPKRMIVVDDLYDEFVAEAVKAAEATKVSDFDDPEVGMGPVSSEGARDEIIEAIEKGVAAGATLHTGGKKLDRPGWFMSPAVLTDIDPKSDLGCNELFGPAVMIYRAKDEEDALRLANDTEYGLMSSVWTDDLEKGQEFAKKINAGMTLINAHMESGPEYPFGGINRSGYGRENAQWAFQAFTNEHLIRVHV, from the coding sequence ATGAGCAAGTTCGCTGTCACCAATGCCAACACCGGCGAAGTCGAGGAGGAGTTCGCCTCCGTCCCGAAAGAAGAGATTCCCGGGTACATCGATCGTGCCCACGAGGCGCATCTGTCCTGGAAGGAGACGCCGCTGCACGAGCGCGCGGCGATCCTCCACACGTTCGCCGATCTCGTCGACGCCAACGCCGATGAGATGACCGACATCATCGGTCGCGAGATGGGCAAGATCAAGAAGCAGGGCTTCGGCGAGGTCGACAAGGTCGCCCGCACCGCCCGCTGGATGGCCGACAATGCGTCCACCTACCTCGCACCGACACATCTGGCCGCCGCGGGAGCCGCGAGCAGCTATGTCGAGCACCAGCCGCTGGGCGTGCTGCTGGGCATCATGCCGTGGAACTTCCCGTACAACCAGATCGCCCGCTTCGTGCTGCCGAACCTCATGGTCGGCAACGCGATCATCATGAAGCAGGCGTCGATCTGCCCGAAGTCCTCGCAGTACTTCGAGGATCTCCTCGTCGAGGCGGGACTTCCCAAGGGTGTGTACCAGAACATCTACCTCGACTCCTCCCACGCCGAGGAGGTGCTCAAGGACTTCCGCGTCAAGGGCTTCTCGCTGACCGGCTCCGAGGGTGCCGGTGCGTCCGTGGCCGCGATCGCCGCGAAGTACTTCAAGCGCGCCGTGCTCGAGCTCGGCGGCAACGACCCGGCCGTCGTCCTCGACTCGAAGGACGTCGCCTCCGTGGCCCAGAAGCTCGTCGGACTGCGCCTGGCGAACGCCGGCCAGGTCTGCACCTCGCCCAAGCGCATGATCGTCGTCGATGACCTCTACGACGAGTTCGTCGCCGAGGCCGTCAAGGCCGCCGAGGCGACGAAGGTCTCCGACTTCGATGACCCCGAGGTCGGCATGGGTCCGGTGTCCTCCGAAGGCGCCCGCGATGAGATCATCGAGGCGATCGAGAAGGGGGTGGCCGCGGGTGCGACCCTGCACACCGGCGGCAAGAAGCTCGACCGTCCCGGCTGGTTCATGTCCCCGGCCGTGCTCACCGACATCGACCCGAAGTCGGACCTCGGCTGCAACGAGCTCTTCGGACCGGCCGTGATGATCTACCGCGCCAAGGACGAAGAGGATGCTCTGCGTCTGGCCAATGACACCGAGTACGGTCTCATGTCCTCGGTGTGGACCGACGACCTCGAGAAGGGTCAGGAGTTCGCCAAGAAGATCAACGCCGGCATGACTCTGATCAACGCACACATGGAATCCGGCCCCGAGTACCCGTTCGGCGGCATCAACCGCTCCGGCTACGGCCGTGAGAACGCTCAGTGGGCGTTCCAGGCGTTCACCAACGAGCACCTCATCCGCGTCCACGTCTGA
- a CDS encoding DUF4097 family beta strand repeat-containing protein, which translates to MSVLRWSKVSALSSVGILGMIGLSSCGPSLDAVDPERHSFRISGDELGIVMDSGGDIALQPGDVDSVEVTRWFTGDADQATWTMADDELTLSTDCGFLSSCEVRYQVVIPPSAAVSLQAENAEVSVKDFDKSVSIATENGGISATDIVGDLTLRSTNGDQHVESLSSDNVSAQAENGAVDLTFDEAPSSLRVTTDNGAVSASLPRTTYAVSLRTDNGAESNSLSVDPDSPHSVEVTTGNGDISLE; encoded by the coding sequence ATGAGTGTTCTCAGATGGTCAAAGGTGTCTGCTCTGTCGAGTGTGGGGATCCTCGGCATGATCGGGCTGAGCTCCTGCGGACCGTCCCTCGACGCAGTCGATCCCGAGAGGCACTCGTTTCGGATCAGCGGGGATGAGCTGGGCATCGTCATGGATTCCGGAGGCGACATCGCCCTGCAGCCGGGCGATGTCGACTCAGTCGAAGTGACGAGGTGGTTCACTGGGGACGCGGACCAGGCGACGTGGACGATGGCTGACGACGAGCTCACCTTGTCCACGGACTGCGGATTCCTCTCCTCGTGCGAGGTGCGCTATCAGGTGGTCATCCCACCGTCTGCGGCGGTGTCACTGCAAGCGGAGAATGCAGAGGTGTCTGTGAAGGATTTCGACAAGTCGGTGTCGATCGCGACGGAGAACGGCGGGATCTCGGCGACGGACATTGTCGGCGATCTGACGCTGAGGAGCACGAACGGTGACCAGCACGTCGAGAGTCTGAGCTCAGACAATGTCTCGGCACAGGCCGAGAACGGGGCAGTCGATCTGACGTTCGACGAAGCACCGTCGAGTCTGAGGGTGACGACCGACAATGGTGCCGTGAGCGCCTCATTGCCGCGCACGACCTACGCCGTGTCCTTGAGAACTGACAACGGCGCGGAGTCGAACTCGCTCTCTGTTGATCCCGACAGCCCGCATTCTGTCGAGGTCACCACCGGCAACGGGGACATCTCACTCGAGTGA